A portion of the Stigmatella aurantiaca DW4/3-1 genome contains these proteins:
- a CDS encoding alpha-ketoglutarate-dependent dioxygenase AlkB, protein MAPPPRRGHARALKPRQRTPGHHYNASFLSAADRAEIIAWLTALKPLWEERYSKHFPPPPGQSQRRLLRPVYWLGNWQFACLDYYRPPKGVKNRCVQAEPFPSVLQRQVQKVEALARRMFRGPDMPPGWHLNTCLVNFYGNRLEDGRWVDTARVGEHKDFEPGPVASLSLGERALIQFVTSTRPGERDEVVLEQWLDDGALQLFGGTQWKEKTFHRVQRVDTRAGHLLPPEIPGFQTRRVNFTFRYVPDEHVTPFAELSPEAREDVTPYVRTLAEGSPFFHEALARESALSRTPPRDGQTPGLAPTDPPPPVSKSER, encoded by the coding sequence ATGGCACCTCCTCCCCGCCGGGGCCATGCGCGGGCCCTCAAGCCTCGTCAGCGCACCCCGGGCCACCACTACAACGCGAGCTTCCTCTCCGCCGCCGACCGCGCGGAAATCATCGCCTGGCTGACGGCCTTGAAGCCGTTGTGGGAGGAGCGCTACTCGAAGCACTTCCCGCCCCCTCCTGGCCAGAGCCAGCGCCGGCTCCTGCGCCCCGTCTACTGGCTGGGCAACTGGCAGTTCGCGTGCCTCGATTACTACCGGCCGCCCAAGGGGGTGAAAAACCGGTGCGTGCAGGCGGAGCCGTTTCCCTCCGTCCTCCAGCGCCAGGTGCAGAAGGTGGAGGCGCTGGCGCGCCGCATGTTCCGGGGACCCGACATGCCCCCCGGCTGGCACCTCAACACCTGCCTGGTGAATTTCTACGGCAACCGGCTGGAAGACGGGCGCTGGGTGGACACCGCCCGCGTGGGCGAGCACAAGGACTTCGAGCCCGGCCCCGTGGCCTCGCTGTCCCTGGGAGAGCGCGCCCTCATCCAGTTCGTCACCTCCACGCGCCCCGGCGAGCGGGACGAGGTGGTGCTGGAGCAATGGCTCGATGACGGCGCACTCCAGCTCTTCGGAGGCACCCAGTGGAAAGAGAAGACGTTCCACCGGGTGCAGCGGGTGGACACCCGCGCGGGGCACCTGCTGCCCCCGGAGATTCCTGGCTTCCAGACGCGCCGGGTGAACTTCACCTTCCGCTACGTGCCCGACGAGCATGTGACGCCCTTCGCGGAGCTGTCACCCGAGGCGCGCGAGGATGTGACGCCCTACGTCCGCACGCTGGCCGAGGGCAGCCCCTTCTTCCACGAAGCGTTGGCGCGCGAATCGGCCCTCAGCCGCACGCCTCCGCGAGACGGGCAGACGCCGGGGCTGGCTCCGACTGACCCGCCCCCGCCTGTTTCGAAATCTGAGAGGTGA
- a CDS encoding class I SAM-dependent methyltransferase, with product MRSKRWASEAEFFDRLAESQLGKIPWMDPAILQRYRGRLRPWFNKEFRFESLGDLSGQHVLDVGCGDGSNSILLASRGARVTGIDISPRSIELATERAKLAGVQDRVVFHCSPLELATFPENTFDVIWGDGILHHLIPELEGVLNQLERWGKPGARVVFSEPLSLSPTLRRLRSRIPIHEGATPDERPLESAELNLILQRLPGTRMRHFSLLSWFNRFVMKGTSYERAPAARRLATELLHAADYALLSLPGFKSLGGMVVLTSQISKQAGAGQSEPAPASARLAEACG from the coding sequence ATGAGGTCGAAGCGGTGGGCGTCCGAGGCGGAGTTCTTCGATCGGTTGGCGGAGTCACAGCTCGGCAAGATTCCATGGATGGATCCAGCCATCCTCCAGCGGTACAGGGGCCGGTTGCGTCCTTGGTTCAACAAGGAGTTCCGATTCGAGAGCCTGGGGGACCTGAGCGGCCAGCACGTGCTGGATGTCGGGTGCGGTGACGGCTCCAACAGCATCCTGTTGGCGAGCCGGGGCGCCCGGGTGACGGGCATCGATATTTCCCCTCGGTCGATCGAGCTGGCGACCGAGCGGGCCAAGCTGGCGGGCGTTCAGGACCGGGTCGTCTTCCACTGTTCGCCGTTGGAGCTGGCGACCTTTCCGGAGAACACCTTCGATGTCATCTGGGGCGATGGCATCCTCCACCACCTGATTCCCGAGCTGGAGGGGGTGCTGAACCAGCTGGAGCGGTGGGGCAAGCCAGGCGCCCGGGTCGTCTTCTCCGAGCCGCTCAGCCTCAGCCCGACGCTTCGGCGGCTTCGCTCACGCATTCCCATTCACGAGGGGGCGACCCCGGATGAGCGTCCGCTGGAGTCCGCGGAGCTGAACCTCATCCTTCAACGCCTGCCGGGCACGCGGATGCGGCACTTCTCGCTGCTCAGCTGGTTCAACCGCTTCGTGATGAAGGGCACCTCCTACGAGCGGGCGCCGGCGGCGCGTCGGCTCGCCACGGAGCTGCTCCACGCGGCGGACTATGCGCTGCTGTCGCTCCCAGGCTTCAAGAGCCTGGGTGGCATGGTGGTGCTCACCTCTCAGATTTCGAAACAGGCGGGGGCGGGTCAGTCGGAGCCAGCCCCGGCGTCTGCCCGTCTCGCGGAGGCGTGCGGCTGA
- a CDS encoding HYR domain-containing protein — MEQGRGHHGRVGGAGHHWRRRLCAALVALGVGGCNETISPPREALSQKAGALSEACDAQPPFEPNFEPELQWAWTGSPQAPEFNQVMMTPVVVDVNADGIPDIVFSTFKNGTDEAIWKEGVLRAISGDDGRDLWANTHPSYRIKAASSIAAGDIDNDGLVEICGIPSDGRGIICYENDGTFKFRTSPDAFDYNEWGGPSLADLDGDGLVEILDGNRVYSHTGALKWVGADGMGGAEHTGPVSFAADLDGDGKQEVINGRSIYKHNGTPYCPTAPIPHGFAAVANFDEDSKAEIVVSGYGQVSLLDDNCQVLWTVPVPGGGHGGSPNIGDFDNDGVPEIGLPGTNAYSVLDSDGTLLWKRPTQELSSGKTGSTAFDFEDDGKLEIIYADEVRLRIYDGATGQVRFETAHSSSTTHENPVIADVDSDFAAELVVATNDTAYPGFHGIRVYHDKKEGWAHTRRIWNQHAYSITNIHNDGTVPAEPMRPWLQSFLNTFRSNVAGYLGDNTFQLPDLLVANLTATCGEDGTLTLSANILNLGAGTAASGTKVAFYQGDPASGGTLLGVATLSTTLPSGATLTAQLPLSPAHRGTHEIFAVADDDGTGAGRHTECDELNNSSSSTIDLGCQETPANLPPVALCQDITVPADAACQATASINHGSHDPDNQPSPLSVSEAPTGPFGLGEHTVTLTASDGEASAQCEGTVTVVDTTKPAVSCPAATTLQSCSPQGTAVTFAAASASDNCGASPVSCSHASGDTFPVGTTPVTCSAQDGSGNTASCGFDVTVVGDTTKPTVSCPAARTVETCSPAGATVTYEPATSTDNCGAAPVSCSHASGSKFPVGTTPVTCSAQDASGNASSCNFNVKVTGDTTPPAISCPLSVEAKVGLGQIGVAVQFATSATDTCGQPTITCSHPPGLLFLLGLTPVTCTATDASGNQASCNFGVRVSLDLSLP; from the coding sequence ATGGAGCAGGGACGAGGCCACCATGGCCGTGTAGGGGGAGCGGGTCACCACTGGCGAAGGCGGCTGTGCGCGGCACTGGTGGCCTTGGGGGTAGGAGGATGCAACGAGACCATCTCCCCGCCGAGAGAGGCGCTGAGCCAGAAGGCGGGCGCCCTGTCGGAGGCGTGCGACGCCCAGCCTCCCTTCGAGCCGAACTTCGAGCCGGAGCTCCAGTGGGCGTGGACGGGGAGCCCCCAGGCCCCCGAGTTCAACCAGGTGATGATGACGCCGGTGGTGGTGGACGTGAACGCCGATGGCATCCCGGACATCGTCTTCAGCACCTTCAAGAACGGCACGGACGAGGCCATCTGGAAGGAGGGCGTGCTGCGGGCCATCAGCGGCGATGACGGCCGGGACCTGTGGGCGAACACCCATCCGTCCTACCGCATCAAGGCGGCCTCCAGCATCGCCGCGGGCGACATCGACAACGACGGCCTGGTGGAGATCTGCGGCATCCCCTCGGATGGCCGGGGCATCATCTGCTACGAGAACGACGGCACCTTCAAGTTCCGCACGTCCCCGGACGCGTTCGATTACAACGAATGGGGAGGCCCCTCGCTGGCGGATCTCGACGGCGATGGCCTGGTGGAGATCCTCGACGGCAACCGGGTCTACAGCCACACGGGCGCGCTGAAGTGGGTGGGCGCGGACGGCATGGGCGGCGCCGAGCACACGGGCCCGGTGTCCTTCGCGGCCGACCTCGACGGGGATGGCAAGCAGGAGGTCATCAACGGCCGCTCCATCTACAAGCACAACGGCACGCCCTACTGCCCCACCGCGCCGATTCCCCACGGCTTCGCGGCCGTGGCCAACTTCGATGAGGACTCGAAGGCGGAGATCGTCGTGTCGGGCTACGGCCAGGTGAGCCTGCTCGATGACAATTGCCAGGTGCTCTGGACCGTCCCCGTGCCCGGGGGAGGACATGGCGGCTCCCCCAACATCGGGGACTTCGACAACGACGGCGTGCCGGAGATCGGCCTGCCCGGCACGAACGCCTACAGCGTGCTGGACTCCGATGGCACGCTGCTGTGGAAGCGCCCGACCCAGGAGCTGAGCTCGGGCAAGACGGGCTCCACCGCGTTCGACTTCGAGGACGACGGCAAGCTCGAGATCATCTACGCGGACGAGGTGCGGCTGCGCATCTACGACGGCGCCACCGGCCAGGTGCGCTTCGAGACGGCCCACAGCTCCAGCACCACCCACGAGAACCCGGTCATCGCCGACGTGGACAGCGACTTCGCGGCGGAGCTGGTGGTGGCCACGAACGACACGGCCTATCCGGGCTTCCACGGCATCCGCGTGTACCACGACAAGAAAGAGGGCTGGGCGCACACGCGGCGCATCTGGAACCAGCACGCCTACTCCATCACCAACATCCACAACGACGGCACGGTCCCCGCCGAGCCCATGCGCCCCTGGTTGCAGTCCTTCCTCAACACCTTCCGCTCCAACGTCGCCGGGTACCTGGGCGACAACACCTTCCAGCTGCCGGATCTCCTCGTCGCCAACCTGACCGCCACGTGCGGCGAGGATGGGACGCTGACGCTGTCCGCGAACATCCTGAACCTGGGCGCGGGCACGGCGGCCTCGGGGACGAAGGTGGCTTTCTATCAGGGCGATCCGGCCTCGGGCGGAACCTTGCTGGGCGTGGCCACACTCAGCACGACGCTGCCCTCGGGTGCCACGCTCACGGCCCAGCTGCCACTGAGCCCCGCGCACCGGGGGACCCACGAGATCTTCGCCGTCGCGGATGACGATGGCACGGGCGCCGGCCGGCACACCGAGTGCGACGAACTCAACAACAGCTCTTCCTCCACGATCGATCTCGGCTGCCAGGAGACGCCCGCCAACCTGCCGCCCGTCGCCCTCTGCCAGGACATCACCGTCCCCGCGGACGCCGCGTGCCAGGCCACCGCCAGCATCAACCACGGAAGCCATGACCCGGACAACCAGCCCTCGCCCCTCTCGGTCTCCGAGGCCCCCACCGGACCCTTTGGCCTGGGCGAGCACACCGTCACCCTGACGGCCTCCGACGGGGAGGCCAGCGCCCAGTGTGAGGGCACCGTCACCGTGGTGGACACGACGAAGCCGGCGGTGAGCTGCCCGGCGGCCACCACCCTCCAGAGCTGCTCGCCTCAGGGCACCGCCGTCACGTTCGCGGCGGCCTCGGCCTCGGACAACTGCGGCGCATCGCCCGTGTCCTGCTCGCATGCCTCGGGGGACACCTTCCCCGTGGGCACCACGCCCGTCACCTGCTCCGCGCAGGACGGCTCCGGCAACACGGCGAGCTGCGGCTTCGATGTGACGGTGGTGGGCGACACCACGAAGCCGACCGTGAGCTGCCCGGCCGCCCGGACGGTGGAGACCTGCTCACCCGCGGGCGCCACCGTCACGTATGAACCGGCCACGTCCACCGACAACTGCGGCGCGGCGCCCGTGTCCTGCTCGCACGCCTCGGGGTCCAAATTCCCGGTGGGCACCACGCCCGTCACCTGCTCCGCGCAGGATGCCTCGGGTAATGCATCGAGCTGCAACTTCAACGTGAAGGTGACCGGGGACACCACGCCGCCGGCCATCAGCTGCCCGCTGTCGGTGGAGGCCAAGGTGGGGCTCGGACAGATCGGCGTGGCGGTGCAGTTCGCCACCTCGGCCACCGACACCTGCGGCCAGCCCACCATCACCTGCTCGCACCCGCCCGGCCTGCTCTTCCTCTTGGGGCTGACGCCGGTCACCTGCACCGCCACGGACGCATCCGGCAACCAGGCGTCGTGCAACTTCGGGGTCCGGGTGAGCCTGGATCTCAGCCTGCCGTAG